A genomic window from Peromyscus maniculatus bairdii isolate BWxNUB_F1_BW_parent chromosome 1, HU_Pman_BW_mat_3.1, whole genome shotgun sequence includes:
- the Znf507 gene encoding zinc finger protein 507 isoform X2: MEERNSIAMLVPEIGEQEAVLTAEGVLSPASEVDEQRKAKADPLVHVIQKLSKIVGHEKSQKCLLIGKKRPRASVMPHSLETLEHCEIPAKAAESPAAEIRKSEMSQANPTPDCPASTDGKAMSYQCSLCKFLSSSFSVLKEHIKQHGQQNDVMLMCSECHVTSRSQEELEAHVVNEHENSAGSHAQLSSSCQRATERKDETMVDIPVSMGSPQTHAVQSAAVAEVGRRKWYAYEQYGMYRCLFCSYTCGQQRMLKTHAWKHAGEVNCSYPIFENENEPLGLLASSVSAAPGGVDAVVIAIGDSELSIHNGPSVQVQICSSEPLSSSSPLEESTEEGVHLSQSVTLDSNEEEMLEVMSDSEENLFADSLLSSAQKIISSSPNKKGHVNVIVERLPSAEETLPPKHFLMNAEMEEGKSLSPANAQTGCGGAGDIYHADKCTVDIGGLIIGWSSAEKKDSELSKGLATDENAPPGRRRTNSESLRLHSLAAEALVTMPIRAAELTRASLGHINYGDINLLDPDTGQRQVSGPLAAYSKKIMSPLKNSSDGVANFNQSSSTVVALPEGRQELSDGQVKTGISMSLLTVIEKLRERTDQNASDDDILKELQDNAQCQPNSDGSLLGSNVVEYIPDAERPYRCRLCHYSSGNRGYIKQHLRVHRQRQPYQCPICEHIAEDSKDLESHMINHCKTRIHQCKQCKESFHYKSQLRNHEREQHCLPNTLSVASNEPRISRDAADGKCIQEGNKSSTQKQYRCDVCDYTSTTYVGVRNHRRIHNSDKPYRCSLCGYVCSHPPSLKSHMWKHASDQNYNYEQVNKAINDAISQSSRVNLGKSPGNTFLTSSGERADPTTGSPEDLVSSSELTSQLPSEVLDASELEKLSPTGSNSDISGRSCSLAAPGTEYCVLLFCCCICGFESTNKESLLDHMKEHEGEIVSIILNKDHSTALNTN, from the exons atggaagaaagaaacagcaTTGCTATGTTGGTGCCAGAGATTGGAGAACAGGAGGCTGTGTTAACTGCTGAAGGAGTCCTCAGTCCTGCCTCAGAAGTTGACGAACAAAGAAAAGCCAAAGCGGATCCATTGGTCCATGTCATCCAGAAGTTAAGCAAGATAGTAGGGCATGAAAAGTCACAAAAATGTCTTCTGATTGGGAAAAAGCGCCCACGTGCAAGTGTGATGCCACATTCTCTTGAAACCCTAGAGCACTGTGAGATTCCAGCTAAAGCAGCCGAGTCCCCTGCTGCTGAGATTAGGAAATCCGAGATGTCACAAGCAAATCCCACTCCAGACTGTCCTGCCTCTACTGATGGGAAGGCTATGTCCTACCAGTGTAGCCTTTGTAAGTTCCTGTCATCGTCCTTCTCAGTGTTGAAAGAGCACATCAAACAGCACGGGCAGCAGAACGACGTGATGCTAATGTGCTCAGAGTGCCATGTCACCTCCAGAAGCCAGGAGGAGCTCGAAGCTCATGTGGTAAATGAGCATGAAAACAGTGCCGGCAGCCACGCTCAGCTCAGCTCCTCCtgccagagagccacagaaaGAAAGGATGAGACCATGGTGGACATCCCAGTGAGCATGGGCAGTCCACAGACCCATGCTGTCCAAAGTGCAGCCGTggcagaggtgggcaggaggAAGTGGTATGCATACGAGCAGTATGGCATGTACCGGTGCTTGTTCTGTAGCTACACCTGTGGCCAGCAGCGGATGCTGAAGACACACGCTTGGAAACATGCAGGAGAAGTTAACTGCTCCTACCCAATCTTTGAGAATGAAAATGAGCCCCTGGGTCTTCTTGCTTCTTCAGTGTCTGCTGCACCTGGTGGAGTTGATGCAGTCGTCATTGCTATTGGGGACAGTGAACTGAGCATCCACAATGGGCCATCTGTACAAGTACAGATTTGCAGCTCTGAGCCACTGTCCTCTTCATCTCCTTTAGAAGAGAGCACAGAGGAGGGAGTACACCTAAGCCAGTCAGTCACCCTGGACTCTAACGAGGAGGAAATGCTAGAGGTGATGTCTGACTCCGAGGAGAATCTGTTTGCTGATAGTTTGCTCTCATCAGCACAGAAAATCATTAGCAGCAGCCCAAACAAAAAAGGTCATGTGAATGTCATTGTGGAACGTTTGCCAAGTGCAGAAGAAACCCTCCCACCAAAACATTTCCTCATGAATGCTGagatggaagaggggaagagCCTTAGCCCTGCCAATGCCCAGACTGGGTGTGGAGGAGCAGGAGACATCTACCATGCTGACAAATGTACTGTTGATATTGGGGGGTTGATCATTGGCTGGAGCAGTGCAGAGAAGAAAGACAGTGAGCTAAGTAAGGGCCTGGCTACTGATGAGAATGCCCCGCCAGGACGGAGAAGAACCAATTCTGAGTCTCTCAGGCTGCACTCCTTAGCTGCAGAAGCCCTTGTCACCATGCCGATAAGAGCTGCTGAACTAACGAGAGCCAGCCTTGGGCACATAAACTATGGGGACATAAACCTTTTAGATCCGGACACTGGACAAAGGCAGGTCAGTGGTCCATTGGCAGCATactcaaaaaaaatcatgtctCCTCTTAAGAACTCTTCAGATGGAGTGGCAAATTTTAACCAAAGCAGTTCCACTGTGGTAGCGCTCCCAGAGGGAAGGCAGGAATTGTCAGATGGGCAAGTTAAGACAGGCATCAGCATGTCCCTTCTTACTGTAATAGAAAAACTGAGAGAAAGGACAGACCAAAATGCATCAGATGACGACATTTTGAAAGAGTTGCAGGACAATGCCCAGTGTCAGCCCAACAGTGATGGGAGTTTGTTAGGTTCCAACGTGGTGGAATACATCCCAGATGCTGAGCGGCCCTACCGCTGCCGCCTGTGCCACTACTCAAGTGGCAACAGGGGCTACATCAAGCAGCACCTGCGTGTCCATCGGCAAAGGCAGCCTTACCAGTGTCCTATCTGTGAGCACATAGCTGAGGACAGCAAAGACTTGGAAAGCCACATGATCAACCACTGTAAAACCAGAATCCACCAGTGTAAGCAGTGCAAAGAGTCTTTCCATTACAAG aGCCAACTGAGAAACCATGAGAGAGAACAGCACTGTCTGCCCAACACCTTGTCAGTAGCTTCAAATGAGCCAAGAATTTCCCGTGATGCCGCTGATGGAAAGTGTATTCAGGAAG GGAACAAGTCTTCAACCCAGAAGCAGTATAGGTGCGATGTGTGCGATTACACAAGTACAACATATGTTGGTGTCAGAAACCACAGACGAATCCATAACTCAGATAAACCATATAG GTGCTCCTTGTGTGGGTACGTGTGCAGCCACCCCCCTTCCTTGAAGTCACACATGTGGAAGCACGCGAGTGACCAGAACTACAACTATGAGCAAGTTAACAAGGCCATCAATGATGCAATCTCACAAAGCAGCAG AGTAAATCTGGGCAAATCCCCTGGGAACACGTTCTTAACCAGCAGTGGAGAGAGAGCTGACCCTACCACAGGCAGTCCAGAAGACTTGGTGTCGTCCTCAGAGCTGACTTCCCAGCTGCCCAGTGAAGTCCTAGATGCCAGCGAGCTTGAGAAACTGAGCCCCACAGGCAGCAACTCTGACATCTCAGGAAGGAGCTGCAGTTTGGCTGCACCAGGCACTGAGTACTGCGTGCTGCTCTTCTGCTGCTGCATCTGTGGCTTCGAGTCGACCAACAAGGAAAGCCTCCTGGATCACATGAAAGAACATGAGGGGGAGATTGTCAGCATCATCCTGAACAAGGACCACAGCACAGCCCTGAACACCAACTAG
- the Znf507 gene encoding zinc finger protein 507 isoform X1: MEERNSIAMLVPEIGEQEAVLTAEGVLSPASEVDEQRKAKADPLVHVIQKLSKIVGHEKSQKCLLIGKKRPRASVMPHSLETLEHCEIPAKAAESPAAEIRKSEMSQANPTPDCPASTDGKAMSYQCSLCKFLSSSFSVLKEHIKQHGQQNDVMLMCSECHVTSRSQEELEAHVVNEHENSAGSHAQLSSSCQRATERKDETMVDIPVSMGSPQTHAVQSAAVAEVGRRKWYAYEQYGMYRCLFCSYTCGQQRMLKTHAWKHAGEVNCSYPIFENENEPLGLLASSVSAAPGGVDAVVIAIGDSELSIHNGPSVQVQICSSEPLSSSSPLEESTEEGVHLSQSVTLDSNEEEMLEVMSDSEENLFADSLLSSAQKIISSSPNKKGHVNVIVERLPSAEETLPPKHFLMNAEMEEGKSLSPANAQTGCGGAGDIYHADKCTVDIGGLIIGWSSAEKKDSELSKGLATDENAPPGRRRTNSESLRLHSLAAEALVTMPIRAAELTRASLGHINYGDINLLDPDTGQRQVSGPLAAYSKKIMSPLKNSSDGVANFNQSSSTVVALPEGRQELSDGQVKTGISMSLLTVIEKLRERTDQNASDDDILKELQDNAQCQPNSDGSLLGSNVVEYIPDAERPYRCRLCHYSSGNRGYIKQHLRVHRQRQPYQCPICEHIAEDSKDLESHMINHCKTRIHQCKQCKESFHYKSQLRNHEREQHCLPNTLSVASNEPRISRDAADGKCIQEGNKSSTQKQYRCDVCDYTSTTYVGVRNHRRIHNSDKPYRCSLCGYVCSHPPSLKSHMWKHASDQNYNYEQVNKAINDAISQSSSLLCSVFIRVNLGKSPGNTFLTSSGERADPTTGSPEDLVSSSELTSQLPSEVLDASELEKLSPTGSNSDISGRSCSLAAPGTEYCVLLFCCCICGFESTNKESLLDHMKEHEGEIVSIILNKDHSTALNTN; encoded by the exons atggaagaaagaaacagcaTTGCTATGTTGGTGCCAGAGATTGGAGAACAGGAGGCTGTGTTAACTGCTGAAGGAGTCCTCAGTCCTGCCTCAGAAGTTGACGAACAAAGAAAAGCCAAAGCGGATCCATTGGTCCATGTCATCCAGAAGTTAAGCAAGATAGTAGGGCATGAAAAGTCACAAAAATGTCTTCTGATTGGGAAAAAGCGCCCACGTGCAAGTGTGATGCCACATTCTCTTGAAACCCTAGAGCACTGTGAGATTCCAGCTAAAGCAGCCGAGTCCCCTGCTGCTGAGATTAGGAAATCCGAGATGTCACAAGCAAATCCCACTCCAGACTGTCCTGCCTCTACTGATGGGAAGGCTATGTCCTACCAGTGTAGCCTTTGTAAGTTCCTGTCATCGTCCTTCTCAGTGTTGAAAGAGCACATCAAACAGCACGGGCAGCAGAACGACGTGATGCTAATGTGCTCAGAGTGCCATGTCACCTCCAGAAGCCAGGAGGAGCTCGAAGCTCATGTGGTAAATGAGCATGAAAACAGTGCCGGCAGCCACGCTCAGCTCAGCTCCTCCtgccagagagccacagaaaGAAAGGATGAGACCATGGTGGACATCCCAGTGAGCATGGGCAGTCCACAGACCCATGCTGTCCAAAGTGCAGCCGTggcagaggtgggcaggaggAAGTGGTATGCATACGAGCAGTATGGCATGTACCGGTGCTTGTTCTGTAGCTACACCTGTGGCCAGCAGCGGATGCTGAAGACACACGCTTGGAAACATGCAGGAGAAGTTAACTGCTCCTACCCAATCTTTGAGAATGAAAATGAGCCCCTGGGTCTTCTTGCTTCTTCAGTGTCTGCTGCACCTGGTGGAGTTGATGCAGTCGTCATTGCTATTGGGGACAGTGAACTGAGCATCCACAATGGGCCATCTGTACAAGTACAGATTTGCAGCTCTGAGCCACTGTCCTCTTCATCTCCTTTAGAAGAGAGCACAGAGGAGGGAGTACACCTAAGCCAGTCAGTCACCCTGGACTCTAACGAGGAGGAAATGCTAGAGGTGATGTCTGACTCCGAGGAGAATCTGTTTGCTGATAGTTTGCTCTCATCAGCACAGAAAATCATTAGCAGCAGCCCAAACAAAAAAGGTCATGTGAATGTCATTGTGGAACGTTTGCCAAGTGCAGAAGAAACCCTCCCACCAAAACATTTCCTCATGAATGCTGagatggaagaggggaagagCCTTAGCCCTGCCAATGCCCAGACTGGGTGTGGAGGAGCAGGAGACATCTACCATGCTGACAAATGTACTGTTGATATTGGGGGGTTGATCATTGGCTGGAGCAGTGCAGAGAAGAAAGACAGTGAGCTAAGTAAGGGCCTGGCTACTGATGAGAATGCCCCGCCAGGACGGAGAAGAACCAATTCTGAGTCTCTCAGGCTGCACTCCTTAGCTGCAGAAGCCCTTGTCACCATGCCGATAAGAGCTGCTGAACTAACGAGAGCCAGCCTTGGGCACATAAACTATGGGGACATAAACCTTTTAGATCCGGACACTGGACAAAGGCAGGTCAGTGGTCCATTGGCAGCATactcaaaaaaaatcatgtctCCTCTTAAGAACTCTTCAGATGGAGTGGCAAATTTTAACCAAAGCAGTTCCACTGTGGTAGCGCTCCCAGAGGGAAGGCAGGAATTGTCAGATGGGCAAGTTAAGACAGGCATCAGCATGTCCCTTCTTACTGTAATAGAAAAACTGAGAGAAAGGACAGACCAAAATGCATCAGATGACGACATTTTGAAAGAGTTGCAGGACAATGCCCAGTGTCAGCCCAACAGTGATGGGAGTTTGTTAGGTTCCAACGTGGTGGAATACATCCCAGATGCTGAGCGGCCCTACCGCTGCCGCCTGTGCCACTACTCAAGTGGCAACAGGGGCTACATCAAGCAGCACCTGCGTGTCCATCGGCAAAGGCAGCCTTACCAGTGTCCTATCTGTGAGCACATAGCTGAGGACAGCAAAGACTTGGAAAGCCACATGATCAACCACTGTAAAACCAGAATCCACCAGTGTAAGCAGTGCAAAGAGTCTTTCCATTACAAG aGCCAACTGAGAAACCATGAGAGAGAACAGCACTGTCTGCCCAACACCTTGTCAGTAGCTTCAAATGAGCCAAGAATTTCCCGTGATGCCGCTGATGGAAAGTGTATTCAGGAAG GGAACAAGTCTTCAACCCAGAAGCAGTATAGGTGCGATGTGTGCGATTACACAAGTACAACATATGTTGGTGTCAGAAACCACAGACGAATCCATAACTCAGATAAACCATATAG GTGCTCCTTGTGTGGGTACGTGTGCAGCCACCCCCCTTCCTTGAAGTCACACATGTGGAAGCACGCGAGTGACCAGAACTACAACTATGAGCAAGTTAACAAGGCCATCAATGATGCAATCTCACAAAGCAGCAG TTTGCTATGTTCTGTTTTTATAAGAGTAAATCTGGGCAAATCCCCTGGGAACACGTTCTTAACCAGCAGTGGAGAGAGAGCTGACCCTACCACAGGCAGTCCAGAAGACTTGGTGTCGTCCTCAGAGCTGACTTCCCAGCTGCCCAGTGAAGTCCTAGATGCCAGCGAGCTTGAGAAACTGAGCCCCACAGGCAGCAACTCTGACATCTCAGGAAGGAGCTGCAGTTTGGCTGCACCAGGCACTGAGTACTGCGTGCTGCTCTTCTGCTGCTGCATCTGTGGCTTCGAGTCGACCAACAAGGAAAGCCTCCTGGATCACATGAAAGAACATGAGGGGGAGATTGTCAGCATCATCCTGAACAAGGACCACAGCACAGCCCTGAACACCAACTAG
- the Znf507 gene encoding zinc finger protein 507 isoform X3 → MEERNSIAMLVPEIGEQEAVLTAEGVLSPASEVDEQRKAKADPLVHVIQKLSKIVGHEKSQKCLLIGKKRPRASVMPHSLETLEHCEIPAKAAESPAAEIRKSEMSQANPTPDCPASTDGKAMSYQCSLCKFLSSSFSVLKEHIKQHGQQNDVMLMCSECHVTSRSQEELEAHVVNEHENSAGSHAQLSSSCQRATERKDETMVDIPVSMGSPQTHAVQSAAVAEVGRRKWYAYEQYGMYRCLFCSYTCGQQRMLKTHAWKHAGEVNCSYPIFENENEPLGLLASSVSAAPGGVDAVVIAIGDSELSIHNGPSVQVQICSSEPLSSSSPLEESTEEGVHLSQSVTLDSNEEEMLEVMSDSEENLFADSLLSSAQKIISSSPNKKGHVNVIVERLPSAEETLPPKHFLMNAEMEEGKSLSPANAQTGCGGAGDIYHADKCTVDIGGLIIGWSSAEKKDSELSKGLATDENAPPGRRRTNSESLRLHSLAAEALVTMPIRAAELTRASLGHINYGDINLLDPDTGQRQSQLRNHEREQHCLPNTLSVASNEPRISRDAADGKCIQEGNKSSTQKQYRCDVCDYTSTTYVGVRNHRRIHNSDKPYRCSLCGYVCSHPPSLKSHMWKHASDQNYNYEQVNKAINDAISQSSSLLCSVFIRVNLGKSPGNTFLTSSGERADPTTGSPEDLVSSSELTSQLPSEVLDASELEKLSPTGSNSDISGRSCSLAAPGTEYCVLLFCCCICGFESTNKESLLDHMKEHEGEIVSIILNKDHSTALNTN, encoded by the exons atggaagaaagaaacagcaTTGCTATGTTGGTGCCAGAGATTGGAGAACAGGAGGCTGTGTTAACTGCTGAAGGAGTCCTCAGTCCTGCCTCAGAAGTTGACGAACAAAGAAAAGCCAAAGCGGATCCATTGGTCCATGTCATCCAGAAGTTAAGCAAGATAGTAGGGCATGAAAAGTCACAAAAATGTCTTCTGATTGGGAAAAAGCGCCCACGTGCAAGTGTGATGCCACATTCTCTTGAAACCCTAGAGCACTGTGAGATTCCAGCTAAAGCAGCCGAGTCCCCTGCTGCTGAGATTAGGAAATCCGAGATGTCACAAGCAAATCCCACTCCAGACTGTCCTGCCTCTACTGATGGGAAGGCTATGTCCTACCAGTGTAGCCTTTGTAAGTTCCTGTCATCGTCCTTCTCAGTGTTGAAAGAGCACATCAAACAGCACGGGCAGCAGAACGACGTGATGCTAATGTGCTCAGAGTGCCATGTCACCTCCAGAAGCCAGGAGGAGCTCGAAGCTCATGTGGTAAATGAGCATGAAAACAGTGCCGGCAGCCACGCTCAGCTCAGCTCCTCCtgccagagagccacagaaaGAAAGGATGAGACCATGGTGGACATCCCAGTGAGCATGGGCAGTCCACAGACCCATGCTGTCCAAAGTGCAGCCGTggcagaggtgggcaggaggAAGTGGTATGCATACGAGCAGTATGGCATGTACCGGTGCTTGTTCTGTAGCTACACCTGTGGCCAGCAGCGGATGCTGAAGACACACGCTTGGAAACATGCAGGAGAAGTTAACTGCTCCTACCCAATCTTTGAGAATGAAAATGAGCCCCTGGGTCTTCTTGCTTCTTCAGTGTCTGCTGCACCTGGTGGAGTTGATGCAGTCGTCATTGCTATTGGGGACAGTGAACTGAGCATCCACAATGGGCCATCTGTACAAGTACAGATTTGCAGCTCTGAGCCACTGTCCTCTTCATCTCCTTTAGAAGAGAGCACAGAGGAGGGAGTACACCTAAGCCAGTCAGTCACCCTGGACTCTAACGAGGAGGAAATGCTAGAGGTGATGTCTGACTCCGAGGAGAATCTGTTTGCTGATAGTTTGCTCTCATCAGCACAGAAAATCATTAGCAGCAGCCCAAACAAAAAAGGTCATGTGAATGTCATTGTGGAACGTTTGCCAAGTGCAGAAGAAACCCTCCCACCAAAACATTTCCTCATGAATGCTGagatggaagaggggaagagCCTTAGCCCTGCCAATGCCCAGACTGGGTGTGGAGGAGCAGGAGACATCTACCATGCTGACAAATGTACTGTTGATATTGGGGGGTTGATCATTGGCTGGAGCAGTGCAGAGAAGAAAGACAGTGAGCTAAGTAAGGGCCTGGCTACTGATGAGAATGCCCCGCCAGGACGGAGAAGAACCAATTCTGAGTCTCTCAGGCTGCACTCCTTAGCTGCAGAAGCCCTTGTCACCATGCCGATAAGAGCTGCTGAACTAACGAGAGCCAGCCTTGGGCACATAAACTATGGGGACATAAACCTTTTAGATCCGGACACTGGACAAAGGCAG aGCCAACTGAGAAACCATGAGAGAGAACAGCACTGTCTGCCCAACACCTTGTCAGTAGCTTCAAATGAGCCAAGAATTTCCCGTGATGCCGCTGATGGAAAGTGTATTCAGGAAG GGAACAAGTCTTCAACCCAGAAGCAGTATAGGTGCGATGTGTGCGATTACACAAGTACAACATATGTTGGTGTCAGAAACCACAGACGAATCCATAACTCAGATAAACCATATAG GTGCTCCTTGTGTGGGTACGTGTGCAGCCACCCCCCTTCCTTGAAGTCACACATGTGGAAGCACGCGAGTGACCAGAACTACAACTATGAGCAAGTTAACAAGGCCATCAATGATGCAATCTCACAAAGCAGCAG TTTGCTATGTTCTGTTTTTATAAGAGTAAATCTGGGCAAATCCCCTGGGAACACGTTCTTAACCAGCAGTGGAGAGAGAGCTGACCCTACCACAGGCAGTCCAGAAGACTTGGTGTCGTCCTCAGAGCTGACTTCCCAGCTGCCCAGTGAAGTCCTAGATGCCAGCGAGCTTGAGAAACTGAGCCCCACAGGCAGCAACTCTGACATCTCAGGAAGGAGCTGCAGTTTGGCTGCACCAGGCACTGAGTACTGCGTGCTGCTCTTCTGCTGCTGCATCTGTGGCTTCGAGTCGACCAACAAGGAAAGCCTCCTGGATCACATGAAAGAACATGAGGGGGAGATTGTCAGCATCATCCTGAACAAGGACCACAGCACAGCCCTGAACACCAACTAG
- the Znf507 gene encoding zinc finger protein 507 isoform X4, giving the protein MEERNSIAMLVPEIGEQEAVLTAEGVLSPASEVDEQRKAKADPLVHVIQKLSKIVGHEKSQKCLLIGKKRPRASVMPHSLETLEHCEIPAKAAESPAAEIRKSEMSQANPTPDCPASTDGKAMSYQCSLCKFLSSSFSVLKEHIKQHGQQNDVMLMCSECHVTSRSQEELEAHVVNEHENSAGSHAQLSSSCQRATERKDETMVDIPVSMGSPQTHAVQSAAVAEVGRRKWYAYEQYGMYRCLFCSYTCGQQRMLKTHAWKHAGEVNCSYPIFENENEPLGLLASSVSAAPGGVDAVVIAIGDSELSIHNGPSVQVQICSSEPLSSSSPLEESTEEGVHLSQSVTLDSNEEEMLEVMSDSEENLFADSLLSSAQKIISSSPNKKGHVNVIVERLPSAEETLPPKHFLMNAEMEEGKSLSPANAQTGCGGAGDIYHADKCTVDIGGLIIGWSSAEKKDSELSKGLATDENAPPGRRRTNSESLRLHSLAAEALVTMPIRAAELTRASLGHINYGDINLLDPDTGQRQSQLRNHEREQHCLPNTLSVASNEPRISRDAADGKCIQEGNKSSTQKQYRCDVCDYTSTTYVGVRNHRRIHNSDKPYRCSLCGYVCSHPPSLKSHMWKHASDQNYNYEQVNKAINDAISQSSRVNLGKSPGNTFLTSSGERADPTTGSPEDLVSSSELTSQLPSEVLDASELEKLSPTGSNSDISGRSCSLAAPGTEYCVLLFCCCICGFESTNKESLLDHMKEHEGEIVSIILNKDHSTALNTN; this is encoded by the exons atggaagaaagaaacagcaTTGCTATGTTGGTGCCAGAGATTGGAGAACAGGAGGCTGTGTTAACTGCTGAAGGAGTCCTCAGTCCTGCCTCAGAAGTTGACGAACAAAGAAAAGCCAAAGCGGATCCATTGGTCCATGTCATCCAGAAGTTAAGCAAGATAGTAGGGCATGAAAAGTCACAAAAATGTCTTCTGATTGGGAAAAAGCGCCCACGTGCAAGTGTGATGCCACATTCTCTTGAAACCCTAGAGCACTGTGAGATTCCAGCTAAAGCAGCCGAGTCCCCTGCTGCTGAGATTAGGAAATCCGAGATGTCACAAGCAAATCCCACTCCAGACTGTCCTGCCTCTACTGATGGGAAGGCTATGTCCTACCAGTGTAGCCTTTGTAAGTTCCTGTCATCGTCCTTCTCAGTGTTGAAAGAGCACATCAAACAGCACGGGCAGCAGAACGACGTGATGCTAATGTGCTCAGAGTGCCATGTCACCTCCAGAAGCCAGGAGGAGCTCGAAGCTCATGTGGTAAATGAGCATGAAAACAGTGCCGGCAGCCACGCTCAGCTCAGCTCCTCCtgccagagagccacagaaaGAAAGGATGAGACCATGGTGGACATCCCAGTGAGCATGGGCAGTCCACAGACCCATGCTGTCCAAAGTGCAGCCGTggcagaggtgggcaggaggAAGTGGTATGCATACGAGCAGTATGGCATGTACCGGTGCTTGTTCTGTAGCTACACCTGTGGCCAGCAGCGGATGCTGAAGACACACGCTTGGAAACATGCAGGAGAAGTTAACTGCTCCTACCCAATCTTTGAGAATGAAAATGAGCCCCTGGGTCTTCTTGCTTCTTCAGTGTCTGCTGCACCTGGTGGAGTTGATGCAGTCGTCATTGCTATTGGGGACAGTGAACTGAGCATCCACAATGGGCCATCTGTACAAGTACAGATTTGCAGCTCTGAGCCACTGTCCTCTTCATCTCCTTTAGAAGAGAGCACAGAGGAGGGAGTACACCTAAGCCAGTCAGTCACCCTGGACTCTAACGAGGAGGAAATGCTAGAGGTGATGTCTGACTCCGAGGAGAATCTGTTTGCTGATAGTTTGCTCTCATCAGCACAGAAAATCATTAGCAGCAGCCCAAACAAAAAAGGTCATGTGAATGTCATTGTGGAACGTTTGCCAAGTGCAGAAGAAACCCTCCCACCAAAACATTTCCTCATGAATGCTGagatggaagaggggaagagCCTTAGCCCTGCCAATGCCCAGACTGGGTGTGGAGGAGCAGGAGACATCTACCATGCTGACAAATGTACTGTTGATATTGGGGGGTTGATCATTGGCTGGAGCAGTGCAGAGAAGAAAGACAGTGAGCTAAGTAAGGGCCTGGCTACTGATGAGAATGCCCCGCCAGGACGGAGAAGAACCAATTCTGAGTCTCTCAGGCTGCACTCCTTAGCTGCAGAAGCCCTTGTCACCATGCCGATAAGAGCTGCTGAACTAACGAGAGCCAGCCTTGGGCACATAAACTATGGGGACATAAACCTTTTAGATCCGGACACTGGACAAAGGCAG aGCCAACTGAGAAACCATGAGAGAGAACAGCACTGTCTGCCCAACACCTTGTCAGTAGCTTCAAATGAGCCAAGAATTTCCCGTGATGCCGCTGATGGAAAGTGTATTCAGGAAG GGAACAAGTCTTCAACCCAGAAGCAGTATAGGTGCGATGTGTGCGATTACACAAGTACAACATATGTTGGTGTCAGAAACCACAGACGAATCCATAACTCAGATAAACCATATAG GTGCTCCTTGTGTGGGTACGTGTGCAGCCACCCCCCTTCCTTGAAGTCACACATGTGGAAGCACGCGAGTGACCAGAACTACAACTATGAGCAAGTTAACAAGGCCATCAATGATGCAATCTCACAAAGCAGCAG AGTAAATCTGGGCAAATCCCCTGGGAACACGTTCTTAACCAGCAGTGGAGAGAGAGCTGACCCTACCACAGGCAGTCCAGAAGACTTGGTGTCGTCCTCAGAGCTGACTTCCCAGCTGCCCAGTGAAGTCCTAGATGCCAGCGAGCTTGAGAAACTGAGCCCCACAGGCAGCAACTCTGACATCTCAGGAAGGAGCTGCAGTTTGGCTGCACCAGGCACTGAGTACTGCGTGCTGCTCTTCTGCTGCTGCATCTGTGGCTTCGAGTCGACCAACAAGGAAAGCCTCCTGGATCACATGAAAGAACATGAGGGGGAGATTGTCAGCATCATCCTGAACAAGGACCACAGCACAGCCCTGAACACCAACTAG